The Paenibacillus sp. MBLB1832 genome has a window encoding:
- a CDS encoding glycosyltransferase family 2 protein, which yields MVHKPILTIVVPCYNEEEVLPETVFQLSEVLDGLISDELVAHGSTVLFVDDGSKDATWSLIERFHASNTFITGLKLAKNAGHQSALLAGLLHAKSYSDCVVSIDADLQDDTSVIREFLVKFHEGFDIVYGIRQDRSADTFFKRATAQGFYKLMTSLGVKIHYNHADFRLMSKRALDNLEKFQEVNLFLRGLVPLLGFPSTQVYYARKERFAGESKYPLRKMLAFAFDGITSFSVTPIRFVTVMGFLLFALSVVAALYAIIGKILGANVTGWTSLILSVWFIGGVQLLALGLIGEYIGKIYKEVKHRPLFVIEKALMESARDVDEVPSPLKQPAGARR from the coding sequence ATGGTGCATAAACCGATTTTGACCATCGTGGTCCCTTGTTATAACGAAGAAGAAGTACTTCCAGAAACGGTGTTTCAATTAAGCGAGGTTTTAGATGGTTTAATCTCAGATGAACTCGTAGCTCACGGCAGTACAGTGTTGTTCGTAGATGACGGCAGTAAAGATGCCACTTGGTCGCTCATCGAGCGATTCCATGCCTCCAACACCTTTATTACAGGGCTTAAGCTGGCCAAAAATGCGGGTCATCAAAGCGCCCTGCTCGCAGGACTCTTACATGCCAAATCGTACTCCGATTGTGTCGTATCTATCGATGCGGACTTGCAGGATGACACTTCTGTCATACGGGAGTTTCTCGTGAAGTTCCATGAAGGCTTTGATATCGTCTATGGCATCCGTCAGGATCGCTCAGCCGATACATTCTTCAAGCGGGCAACGGCCCAAGGCTTTTATAAACTGATGACGTCCCTCGGTGTCAAAATTCACTACAACCACGCTGATTTCCGCTTGATGAGCAAGCGTGCGCTTGATAATTTGGAGAAATTTCAAGAGGTCAATTTATTTCTGCGCGGGTTAGTACCGTTGCTCGGATTTCCCTCCACGCAGGTCTATTATGCTCGTAAAGAACGGTTCGCTGGTGAATCCAAGTACCCTCTGCGCAAAATGCTGGCTTTTGCCTTCGATGGCATCACCTCCTTCAGCGTAACACCGATTCGTTTCGTCACGGTCATGGGTTTTCTGCTCTTCGCGCTCAGTGTTGTGGCTGCCCTGTATGCAATTATCGGGAAAATTTTAGGCGCCAATGTCACAGGCTGGACATCGCTCATTCTTTCGGTATGGTTCATCGGCGGCGTACAGCTGCTTGCGCTCGGTTTGATCGGCGAATACATAGGCAAAATTTATAAAGAAGTGAAGCATCGTCCGCTCTTCGTGATCGAGAAAGCCCTGATGGAGTCTGCGCGAGATGTGGACGAGGTCCCTTCACCTCTCAAGCAGCCAGCGGGGGCAAGGCGGTAA
- a CDS encoding alpha/beta-type small acid-soluble spore protein yields MSRRRRNRAMVPGSEHGLGLLKAHVMQNQGYAVNPERPDLVKYEVARTLGVPLQQGYNGGLSSEDAGRVGGPIGGAMVRELVRMAQEQLANKPTSRQ; encoded by the coding sequence ATGTCAAGAAGAAGACGAAATCGTGCCATGGTGCCCGGATCTGAACACGGACTAGGATTACTCAAAGCTCATGTCATGCAAAATCAAGGATATGCCGTGAATCCTGAGCGCCCTGATCTGGTGAAATATGAGGTCGCCCGTACATTGGGCGTTCCACTGCAGCAAGGCTATAACGGGGGATTGAGCTCAGAAGATGCTGGCCGCGTCGGCGGTCCGATCGGCGGTGCCATGGTCCGTGAATTGGTGCGGATGGCGCAGGAGCAGCTAGCCAACAAGCCTACATCTCGTCAATGA
- a CDS encoding GtrA family protein — MRTVTTLLTGSFVRFLLVGVLNTLVGLSASFVFFNALHLNYWISTFAGNGIGAVVSYILNRTFTFRSTASIGSNWWKFGLVILVCYGFSYGASWLMAVAIGAYWPEAQPGWLHNGAILAGNGLYTIGNYAGHKYFTFRTISKTDRAS, encoded by the coding sequence ATGAGAACAGTCACAACGTTGTTAACTGGCAGCTTTGTTCGTTTCCTGCTAGTCGGTGTTTTGAATACGCTGGTTGGCTTGTCGGCCAGCTTCGTTTTTTTCAATGCTTTGCATCTGAATTATTGGATATCCACGTTTGCAGGTAATGGGATCGGTGCCGTCGTGAGCTACATTCTAAATCGTACGTTTACGTTTCGTTCTACGGCGAGCATAGGGAGCAATTGGTGGAAATTCGGGCTTGTGATTTTGGTCTGCTATGGCTTCTCCTATGGGGCTAGTTGGCTCATGGCAGTGGCGATTGGCGCCTATTGGCCAGAGGCTCAACCTGGATGGCTGCATAACGGCGCGATTCTGGCAGGGAATGGCTTGTACACGATTGGCAATTATGCGGGGCATAAATATTTCACTTTCCGTACTATTTCGAAAACCGACAGGGCATCCTAA
- a CDS encoding YigZ family protein encodes MLAHYRTVQAYGSSEIIIKKSRFIGHAKPVESEEEAIQFIEAIKKEHKSATHNCSAYVIGERDQIQKQSDDGEPSGTAGKPILEVIKHQGLKNTVVVVTRYFGGIMLGAGGLIRAYTDGAVTGIEAGKPIYKVNHQLVLIEVDYTWYGKLENELRNQRMKLGEILFTDKVTVPCYPLAAEAEAFMNWATDVTQGQSVITVGESGYIDHESLPE; translated from the coding sequence ATGCTAGCACATTATCGAACAGTCCAAGCTTATGGCTCGTCTGAGATTATCATCAAGAAGTCACGTTTTATCGGTCATGCCAAACCCGTAGAGTCAGAAGAAGAAGCAATCCAGTTTATTGAAGCCATTAAGAAAGAGCATAAATCGGCGACGCACAATTGCAGTGCGTATGTCATCGGTGAGCGGGATCAAATCCAGAAGCAATCCGATGATGGAGAACCGAGCGGAACCGCTGGGAAGCCGATTTTGGAAGTCATCAAGCATCAAGGGCTAAAGAATACCGTTGTCGTAGTTACTCGTTATTTTGGCGGCATCATGCTGGGGGCTGGCGGACTCATTCGTGCTTACACGGATGGCGCTGTCACAGGCATAGAAGCTGGAAAGCCGATTTATAAGGTAAATCATCAGTTAGTGCTGATTGAAGTCGATTATACATGGTATGGTAAGCTGGAAAATGAGCTAAGAAATCAAAGGATGAAGCTAGGCGAGATCCTGTTTACGGACAAGGTCACGGTTCCTTGTTATCCTTTGGCTGCGGAAGCGGAAGCATTCATGAATTGGGCAACTGATGTAACACAAGGTCAAAGCGTGATCACCGTTGGAGAGAGCGGATATATCGATCATGAGAGCTTACCTGAGTAG
- a CDS encoding DUF1128 domain-containing protein, whose product MDLNTWSEANVEFMFEEIKKKLRMATGGSIKASNVKEEVYEDLKDLYDMVASKDRFSISEIDAITTELGKIRKA is encoded by the coding sequence ATGGATTTAAATACATGGTCGGAAGCGAACGTAGAGTTTATGTTTGAGGAAATTAAGAAGAAGCTGCGCATGGCAACAGGAGGCTCTATCAAGGCTTCGAATGTGAAGGAAGAAGTATATGAGGATCTGAAGGATCTGTATGATATGGTTGCGAGTAAGGATCGTTTCAGCATCAGTGAAATTGATGCCATTACGACGGAGCTGGGGAAAATTCGTAAGGCGTAA
- a CDS encoding spore germination protein: MPSSIVFNMININNQNTNATVGIGENAQSSWDSHSKNNYGTGEFIGNSISCNIVNLIFDNDFIDAPINDQDFKPAVNNQV; the protein is encoded by the coding sequence ATGCCGAGTTCCATTGTTTTTAACATGATCAACATTAATAATCAGAATACGAATGCAACCGTCGGGATCGGAGAGAATGCGCAATCCAGCTGGGATTCCCATAGCAAAAACAACTACGGTACAGGCGAGTTCATTGGCAACTCGATTTCGTGCAACATCGTGAATTTAATCTTTGATAATGACTTTATTGATGCACCGATCAATGATCAGGATTTTAAACCAGCCGTGAACAATCAAGTGTAG
- a CDS encoding glucose-6-phosphate isomerase encodes MSTKLQFDYSKALSFLSQHEVDYLAAQVELAHDQLHNKTGAGSDYLGWVDLPENYNREEFARIQASAKQIQSDSNVLIVIGIGGSYLGARAALEMLSHSFYNILPKDKRKAPEIYFVGNNISSTYVTHLLQLIEGKDFSVNVISKSGTTTEPAIAFRIFRELLEKKYGKEAARKRIYATTDQARGALKTLATAEGYETFVIPDDVGGRYSVLTAVGLLPIATAGIDVEAIMKGAADAQQEFSNPKLSENQAYQYAAVRNSLYRKGKTIEILVNYEPSLHFVSEWWKQLFGESEGKDYKGIYPASVDFSTDLHSMGQFVQDGNRILFETVIQVDQVADHITIGTDADDLDGLNFLSGKTMDFVNKKAFEGTMLAHTDGNVPNLIVTLPDMTPYTFGYMVYFFEKACGISGYLMGVNPFDQPGVEAYKKNMFALLGKPGYEKEKAELEARLQQ; translated from the coding sequence ATGAGTACAAAGCTTCAATTTGATTACAGTAAGGCATTATCCTTTCTATCCCAGCATGAAGTTGATTATTTGGCGGCTCAAGTTGAGCTAGCGCATGATCAATTGCACAACAAGACAGGTGCAGGTTCCGATTATTTAGGTTGGGTTGACCTTCCGGAAAACTACAATCGCGAAGAGTTTGCTCGCATTCAAGCATCGGCGAAACAAATTCAATCCGACTCAAATGTGTTAATCGTGATTGGAATCGGCGGCTCCTATTTAGGCGCGCGTGCTGCGCTCGAAATGTTGTCTCATTCTTTTTATAACATTCTGCCAAAAGACAAACGTAAAGCACCTGAAATTTATTTCGTGGGAAATAATATTTCTTCTACATACGTCACGCATTTGCTTCAGCTAATAGAAGGCAAAGATTTCTCCGTGAATGTCATTTCCAAGTCGGGTACGACAACAGAGCCTGCGATTGCTTTCCGTATTTTCCGTGAATTGCTGGAGAAGAAATACGGGAAAGAAGCGGCTCGCAAGCGTATTTATGCAACGACAGATCAAGCTAGAGGCGCTCTCAAAACTCTCGCAACAGCAGAAGGCTACGAGACTTTCGTTATTCCTGATGATGTTGGCGGCCGTTATTCCGTGCTAACGGCAGTAGGTTTACTTCCGATTGCAACAGCGGGTATCGATGTTGAAGCGATCATGAAAGGCGCAGCTGACGCACAGCAGGAGTTCTCGAATCCCAAGCTAAGCGAAAATCAAGCGTACCAATACGCTGCCGTTCGAAATTCGCTTTACCGTAAAGGGAAAACGATTGAAATCCTCGTGAACTATGAGCCATCCCTTCACTTCGTATCGGAGTGGTGGAAGCAATTATTCGGCGAGAGCGAAGGCAAGGATTATAAAGGGATTTACCCAGCATCCGTTGACTTCTCAACCGATCTTCACTCCATGGGTCAGTTCGTTCAAGATGGTAACCGGATCCTATTCGAGACCGTTATCCAAGTAGATCAAGTGGCTGATCACATCACCATTGGTACCGATGCGGATGATCTGGATGGACTGAACTTCCTAAGCGGCAAAACGATGGACTTCGTGAACAAGAAAGCTTTCGAAGGTACGATGCTTGCGCACACAGACGGGAACGTACCGAATCTGATCGTGACGCTGCCAGACATGACGCCATACACATTTGGCTACATGGTGTATTTCTTCGAGAAAGCATGCGGCATCAGCGGCTATTTGATGGGGGTTAATCCTTTTGACCAGCCTGGCGTTGAAGCGTATAAGAAAAACATGTTTGCCCTTCTAGGCAAACCAGGTTATGAGAAAGAGAAAGCCGAGCTTGAGGCTCGCTTGCAGCAATAA
- a CDS encoding TetR/AcrR family transcriptional regulator, translating to MARKAVAQELSRERILTEARELFATFGYRALTMRSIAKAMGYSHGALYYHFSEKAELFYALIKDDFASLLQRQRELIIRESDEFSVNLLQKLMMEFVWFGLSNPNHYEMMFMINEPELQQYSRTEQAQCLDMFAVVIREVLTEQPGVESRRYTLPWNIFMSLHGFISYCIQFKLSYEEARRLAEEHVRLICISLDVDSYELQRPIVKMVGNNVRKSFVI from the coding sequence ATGGCTAGAAAAGCAGTCGCGCAAGAACTTAGCAGAGAACGAATTCTTACAGAGGCGCGGGAATTATTCGCTACTTTCGGCTATCGCGCTTTAACGATGCGAAGCATTGCTAAAGCAATGGGGTACAGTCATGGAGCGTTATATTACCATTTTAGTGAAAAAGCAGAACTATTTTATGCCTTAATTAAAGATGATTTTGCCTCCCTGCTGCAACGCCAGCGGGAACTCATTATTCGTGAAAGTGATGAGTTTAGCGTGAACTTGCTTCAAAAGTTAATGATGGAATTCGTCTGGTTCGGATTAAGCAACCCGAATCACTACGAAATGATGTTTATGATTAACGAGCCTGAACTCCAACAATACTCGCGTACGGAACAAGCGCAGTGCTTGGATATGTTTGCAGTTGTGATTCGTGAAGTTTTGACAGAACAACCTGGTGTTGAAAGCCGTCGCTACACACTTCCGTGGAACATATTCATGTCCCTTCATGGCTTCATTTCCTACTGTATTCAATTCAAGTTATCCTATGAGGAAGCGCGTAGATTGGCCGAGGAGCACGTTCGTCTGATCTGCATTAGCTTGGATGTAGATTCCTATGAATTGCAGCGTCCGATTGTCAAAATGGTTGGGAACAATGTACGGAAATCATTCGTAATTTAA
- the ppnP gene encoding pyrimidine/purine nucleoside phosphorylase encodes MSSFENVTVLTKANVYFDGKVTSRTVQFADGTKKTLGILLPGEYEFGTDVKEIMEIQAGELNVLLPGSSEWITISGQGEFTVPANTKFKLDVKTVSDYICSYISE; translated from the coding sequence ATGTCCAGCTTTGAAAATGTAACCGTACTTACGAAAGCCAATGTATATTTCGATGGAAAAGTAACAAGCCGCACTGTGCAATTCGCGGATGGCACGAAGAAAACGCTCGGTATCCTGCTTCCAGGCGAATATGAATTCGGAACAGATGTGAAAGAAATCATGGAAATCCAAGCGGGCGAGTTGAACGTCTTGCTTCCAGGCAGCAGCGAGTGGATCACGATCAGCGGTCAAGGTGAATTCACTGTACCAGCTAATACGAAATTCAAGCTCGATGTGAAAACAGTGAGCGACTACATTTGCTCCTATATCAGCGAGTAA
- a CDS encoding FAD-dependent oxidoreductase: MMQPGEASRTTTTTTLPQFPKSFWLESVDAIPQFPSLTADLKTEVVVIGAGITGITTAYLLAKRGVKVVVLQAGRILEGTTGHTTAKLTTQHGLIYHEFLSHFGEEKTRLYYEANHEALMFIRQTVEELGIECQFTEEDAYLYTSEDAYLDQMQNEYMAYAKLNITADYLLSNPLPFETKAAIRIKGQARFNPVPYLLRLIQEITQLGGQIYEGTTVVGATHEQPSIVKTKQGHQVTCSHVVTASHYPFNDIKGAFFTRLHAEKSYVIAARTKKPFPGGMYINAEQPTRSLRAVTIHGEPAVLIGGEGHKTGQALCTHQFYENLQKFGEETFGLTEILYRWSAQDVFTLDKMPYIGQQFSDAPHLLMATGYRKWGMTNSMVAAMLNMKIILGEKSPYEEVFTPHRFHADPSIKTFIQQNANVAQHLIAGKFNLQHKQLEELSPDEGAVVQVKGKRAGAYRDPNGELHVVDTTCTHLGCEVEWNDAERTWDCPCHGSRYTFQGEVIEGPAKKALTKLAAE; this comes from the coding sequence ATGATGCAACCTGGAGAGGCTTCTAGAACCACAACCACGACTACCTTACCGCAATTTCCTAAGTCATTCTGGCTCGAATCTGTGGATGCGATCCCGCAGTTTCCCAGTCTTACCGCCGATTTGAAGACCGAAGTCGTCGTAATAGGTGCGGGTATAACAGGCATCACCACTGCGTATTTACTGGCTAAGCGAGGCGTGAAAGTCGTTGTCCTCCAAGCAGGCCGCATCCTAGAAGGCACGACAGGACACACAACCGCCAAATTGACCACACAGCATGGACTTATTTATCATGAATTTCTTTCCCATTTTGGCGAGGAGAAGACCCGTCTGTATTATGAAGCGAATCACGAAGCATTGATGTTCATCAGACAAACGGTTGAAGAGCTGGGCATCGAGTGTCAATTTACCGAAGAAGATGCGTATCTGTATACAAGTGAGGATGCTTATCTAGATCAGATGCAAAACGAATATATGGCTTATGCGAAGTTGAACATTACCGCCGATTATCTGCTATCCAACCCGTTGCCTTTCGAGACGAAAGCAGCCATCCGAATCAAGGGGCAGGCTAGATTTAATCCAGTTCCCTATCTGCTCCGACTCATTCAGGAGATCACACAGCTTGGCGGTCAAATCTATGAAGGGACAACCGTCGTTGGGGCCACCCACGAGCAGCCATCCATCGTCAAAACCAAACAGGGGCATCAAGTTACTTGCAGCCATGTGGTCACGGCCTCCCATTATCCGTTCAACGATATTAAGGGCGCTTTCTTTACTCGGCTGCATGCGGAGAAGTCGTATGTGATTGCTGCGCGCACGAAGAAACCTTTCCCTGGCGGGATGTACATCAACGCAGAGCAACCGACGCGCTCTCTCCGTGCTGTCACCATTCATGGAGAACCGGCGGTTCTCATTGGCGGCGAGGGACATAAAACGGGGCAAGCCTTATGCACCCATCAGTTTTATGAGAATCTACAGAAGTTTGGCGAAGAGACATTTGGGCTCACGGAGATTCTGTACCGGTGGTCGGCCCAAGATGTATTTACGTTGGATAAAATGCCCTATATTGGCCAGCAATTTTCCGATGCGCCTCATCTCCTCATGGCGACAGGTTATCGCAAATGGGGAATGACGAACAGCATGGTAGCCGCGATGCTGAATATGAAAATTATTCTGGGTGAGAAAAGTCCCTACGAAGAAGTATTTACGCCGCATCGGTTTCACGCGGATCCTAGCATCAAGACCTTTATTCAGCAGAACGCCAACGTTGCGCAGCATCTCATTGCAGGCAAGTTCAATTTGCAGCATAAGCAGCTAGAGGAGCTGTCGCCGGATGAGGGGGCTGTCGTCCAGGTGAAAGGCAAGCGAGCGGGCGCGTATCGAGATCCGAATGGGGAGCTGCACGTGGTCGATACGACGTGTACCCACCTGGGCTGCGAGGTCGAGTGGAACGATGCGGAACGTACATGGGACTGCCCATGCCACGGATCCAGATACACGTTCCAAGGCGAAGTGATTGAAGGACCTGCGAAGAAGGCGTTGACGAAGCTCGCGGCAGAGTAA
- a CDS encoding NAD(P)-binding domain-containing protein yields the protein MKEEVMGMKRIGFIGLGTMGKPMAANLITKGFIVTVYNRTAEKADELVQLGAEVGLSPGDVARNSDVLFTMLSNDAALLDTFYSEQGILSGIHPALTMIDSSTVSPQTSQKLSEELASHFVDFLDAPVTGSKPSAEAGTLTFMVGGSQEVFEEHYALFLALGSKAIYLGPSGSGSYAKLAHNTMAGINLAGLVEGLSLAAKAGINPEKFLEIVRSGGANSRMVELKGEKILDRDFSNQFSLKLMLKDLLLAQEMAGKFQSPVPMLQSATNLFQIGLSKGLGEEDLSALIKCYEEWNGQQVVKPSEPAIEVRKSASPLSGRERRKNTRVQLDISLKLSIYQWEQEGSFSGQNIDGTLFDLSESGLQITTDVLLAPDMFVVIHFPQEAELPPITGRVIRIVTEGRSYRYGCMLSGLPPYVRIKLEQYIEAHIASTV from the coding sequence ATGAAGGAAGAGGTGATGGGCATGAAACGTATCGGCTTTATTGGACTTGGCACAATGGGTAAACCCATGGCTGCTAACCTGATCACAAAAGGTTTTATCGTAACCGTGTATAATCGCACTGCGGAGAAAGCGGACGAGCTAGTGCAATTGGGCGCTGAAGTCGGCTTGTCGCCAGGGGATGTTGCGCGCAACTCCGATGTCCTATTTACGATGTTAAGCAATGACGCTGCGCTTCTCGACACATTTTACAGTGAACAGGGCATTCTCAGCGGGATTCACCCAGCGCTCACCATGATTGATTCCAGTACCGTTTCTCCCCAAACGAGTCAAAAGCTTAGCGAAGAGCTCGCGTCGCATTTCGTTGATTTCCTCGACGCGCCTGTGACGGGGTCGAAGCCATCCGCTGAAGCAGGTACGCTCACGTTCATGGTTGGCGGCAGCCAAGAAGTGTTCGAAGAGCACTATGCGTTGTTCCTTGCCCTTGGCAGCAAAGCCATTTACCTCGGACCGAGCGGCTCTGGCTCCTATGCCAAGCTTGCGCATAATACGATGGCTGGCATCAACCTAGCAGGCCTTGTTGAAGGCTTGTCACTCGCGGCGAAAGCTGGCATTAACCCCGAGAAATTTTTGGAAATTGTGCGTTCTGGCGGCGCTAATAGTCGGATGGTTGAGCTCAAAGGCGAGAAAATTCTAGATCGCGATTTCAGCAACCAATTCTCGTTGAAGCTGATGTTGAAGGATTTACTGCTTGCACAAGAAATGGCTGGCAAGTTCCAATCACCAGTTCCCATGCTTCAATCGGCAACGAATCTGTTCCAAATCGGCCTTAGCAAAGGCCTAGGTGAAGAGGATCTTAGCGCGCTCATTAAGTGTTATGAGGAATGGAATGGGCAGCAGGTTGTTAAACCTAGCGAGCCTGCGATCGAAGTTAGAAAATCGGCTTCGCCTCTTTCTGGGCGTGAACGCCGCAAAAACACACGTGTACAGCTGGATATCTCCTTAAAGCTCTCGATTTATCAATGGGAGCAAGAAGGCTCGTTCTCTGGCCAAAATATTGACGGAACACTCTTCGACTTATCCGAGAGTGGTCTACAAATTACAACGGATGTACTACTCGCACCCGATATGTTCGTTGTGATTCACTTCCCGCAGGAAGCAGAGTTGCCTCCAATCACAGGCCGCGTTATACGCATCGTGACTGAAGGTCGAAGCTATCGCTACGGCTGTATGCTGTCAGGCTTGCCGCCTTATGTGCGGATTAAGTTAGAGCAGTACATTGAGGCGCATATTGCGAGTACGGTTTAA
- a CDS encoding YjcZ family sporulation protein, producing MSCGCGTGSSAAVVLVLYVLLVIVLSTFGFGW from the coding sequence ATGAGTTGTGGTTGCGGTACTGGTTCAAGCGCTGCAGTAGTTCTCGTTCTTTATGTCCTCTTGGTTATCGTGCTTAGCACGTTCGGCTTTGGTTGGTAA
- a CDS encoding DNA-binding response regulator, which translates to MDFQQEHEAYVSWHQARRSGERLHRLQEGHGHAEKLFLEQLWWPVVGHFQHLHPEYEVKDFQDGTRFLDFAYVRGAHRFAFEIDGFSPHARDIDRGRFGDNLMRQNQLVLDGWKILRFSYDDLTYKKRRCQQLILHMLGRWYGEEAVSVLLTHQEQSILKLAAQSVEPLKTKKVADFLGVRPEAARIWLRRLHAKGMLHPASGEHRVRAYVLNAKAELNWL; encoded by the coding sequence ATGGATTTTCAACAGGAGCATGAGGCCTATGTCAGTTGGCATCAAGCAAGGCGTTCGGGAGAAAGGCTTCACAGACTGCAAGAGGGGCATGGACACGCTGAGAAGTTATTTCTTGAGCAGTTGTGGTGGCCGGTTGTAGGTCACTTCCAACACTTGCACCCTGAGTATGAGGTCAAAGACTTTCAAGATGGAACGCGATTTCTCGATTTCGCCTATGTTCGGGGTGCCCATCGCTTCGCATTCGAAATTGATGGGTTTAGCCCCCATGCCCGCGATATTGATCGCGGACGATTTGGTGACAATCTAATGCGACAAAACCAGCTTGTTCTGGATGGCTGGAAAATCCTGCGATTTTCCTACGATGACCTCACGTATAAAAAGCGACGCTGTCAGCAGCTCATTCTGCATATGCTGGGGCGTTGGTATGGAGAAGAGGCTGTGTCCGTTTTATTGACACATCAGGAGCAAAGCATCTTGAAGTTGGCGGCGCAATCTGTTGAACCGCTGAAAACAAAGAAAGTTGCGGACTTTCTCGGTGTCCGCCCAGAAGCAGCACGCATCTGGTTGCGTCGGCTGCATGCGAAGGGGATGCTTCATCCAGCTAGCGGGGAACATCGCGTGAGAGCCTATGTGCTTAATGCGAAGGCAGAGCTGAATTGGCTGTAG
- a CDS encoding Hsp20/alpha crystallin family protein, producing MQSQVMMAMNPPGNRSSKPDWKGLSAQAGDVLGPEFWQDIASLIPLTGPRVDMYETPQELVVVAEVPGLSSPENIQLSFRDQSLLIRGMLVRPYGVSDEQMRLSERYFGSFERALRLPGRALIDGMRAQYHNGLLIIRIPLAPPDGEKMIPIQFT from the coding sequence TTGCAAAGTCAGGTGATGATGGCCATGAATCCTCCAGGTAACCGTTCGTCAAAGCCCGATTGGAAAGGGTTATCGGCGCAAGCCGGCGATGTGCTGGGCCCTGAGTTCTGGCAGGATATTGCCAGTCTAATTCCGCTAACGGGTCCGAGAGTGGATATGTATGAAACCCCCCAAGAACTCGTTGTGGTCGCTGAGGTACCTGGCTTGTCCTCACCTGAGAACATCCAACTTTCCTTTCGTGACCAATCTTTGCTTATACGCGGGATGCTCGTACGTCCGTATGGCGTTAGTGATGAGCAAATGCGCTTGTCTGAACGGTATTTCGGCTCCTTCGAGCGAGCTCTTCGTTTGCCTGGCCGCGCTTTGATCGATGGGATGCGAGCCCAGTATCACAATGGTTTGCTCATAATTCGTATTCCGCTTGCCCCGCCAGATGGCGAGAAAATGATTCCGATCCAATTTACGTGA